In Oscillospiraceae bacterium, a genomic segment contains:
- the lgt gene encoding prolipoprotein diacylglyceryl transferase, whose protein sequence is MPPIRFPGFGFQVEIERAVTERLPVQWYGVLITLGVVLALLYCMKRAPKMSIKQEQLLDMMFFVLPAAIIASRLYFVAFNWDATTRGAEGFWETLGSVFAVWDGGVAIYGAIFGAVLTAWIFCRVRKIDTLAMFDLGVLGLLIGQAVGRWGNFINQEVYGIETALPWRMGIMQADGAYSYVHPLFLYESLWCILGLIVLHVLSKKRTRNGQVFMMYLVWYGAGRAVFETMRAPSYVLFVGGVNTSLAVAIGMAAIGVIGMLLLLRTPAAVAASVVADSPCDEDSAPCDDEAIAEPVEKDIVSTASQTDASDDDMPQVDVSVNETADEDDVAFIEVDVEEVAAEMAESMPEAHELVDINDLPDVLEIDDNDDSEE, encoded by the coding sequence ATGCCACCAATTCGTTTTCCCGGCTTTGGATTCCAAGTTGAAATCGAGCGCGCCGTGACTGAGCGGTTGCCTGTTCAGTGGTACGGCGTACTTATCACACTGGGTGTGGTGCTTGCGCTGTTGTATTGTATGAAACGCGCACCAAAGATGAGCATCAAGCAAGAGCAGTTGCTCGACATGATGTTTTTTGTGTTGCCGGCTGCGATTATTGCTTCGCGGCTCTATTTTGTGGCGTTTAACTGGGATGCGACGACACGCGGTGCTGAGGGGTTCTGGGAAACGCTAGGCAGCGTTTTTGCCGTATGGGATGGTGGAGTTGCTATCTACGGCGCGATATTTGGTGCGGTATTGACGGCATGGATTTTTTGTCGTGTGCGCAAAATTGACACGTTGGCCATGTTTGACCTCGGCGTGCTCGGATTGTTGATCGGGCAGGCTGTAGGGCGTTGGGGCAATTTTATTAATCAAGAAGTCTACGGCATTGAAACGGCTTTGCCGTGGCGTATGGGTATCATGCAAGCTGATGGGGCGTACAGCTATGTGCATCCGCTGTTCTTATATGAATCATTGTGGTGTATTTTAGGGCTGATTGTGCTGCACGTGTTGTCCAAAAAGCGTACGCGCAATGGGCAAGTATTTATGATGTACTTGGTGTGGTATGGCGCAGGTCGTGCGGTATTTGAAACGATGCGTGCGCCGAGCTATGTGCTGTTTGTCGGTGGCGTGAATACCAGCTTGGCGGTTGCGATTGGTATGGCGGCGATTGGTGTGATTGGTATGTTGCTATTGTTGCGGACGCCGGCGGCGGTTGCCGCATCTGTCGTGGCTGACTCACCATGTGATGAGGATAGTGCGCCTTGCGATGATGAGGCAATTGCCGAGCCTGTTGAAAAGGATATTGTTTCCACTGCCTCGCAAACCGATGCGTCTGACGATGACATGCCGCAAGTTGATGTGTCAGTGAATGAAACTGCAGACGAAGATGATGTTGCGTTTATCGAAGTCGATGTTGAGGAGGTTGCCGCTGAGATGGCTGAGTCTATGCCCGAAGCGCATGAGTTGGTTGATATCAATGACCTGCCCGATGTGTTGGAAATTGACGATAATGATGACAGTGAGGAATAA
- the folD gene encoding bifunctional methylenetetrahydrofolate dehydrogenase/methenyltetrahydrofolate cyclohydrolase FolD, with protein MAILLDGKAIAAKHKKEIAKIVGGMARKPGLAIVLVGDDPASQVYVKWKIRDCEECGITPHAHYLPAATTTEELLALIAKLNADSAVDGILCQLPLPKHIDEAAVLQAIDPRKDVDCFHPENVGLFMIGRPRFWPGTPAGVMLLLEEYGIDIAGKECVVVGRSNIVGKPQAMLLLQKHGTVTVAHSRTKDLAEVTRRADILVAAVGVLHLITADMVKPGAVVIDVGMNKTSDGKLAGDVDFEGVEKVASYITPVPGGVGPMTRVMLMKHTLAAAGRL; from the coding sequence ATGGCGATATTACTGGACGGGAAGGCGATTGCTGCTAAACATAAGAAAGAAATTGCCAAAATAGTTGGCGGTATGGCACGTAAGCCGGGGCTTGCTATTGTGCTTGTCGGCGACGACCCCGCGTCGCAAGTGTACGTTAAATGGAAGATTCGCGACTGCGAAGAGTGCGGCATTACGCCGCATGCGCACTATTTGCCTGCCGCAACGACAACCGAAGAATTGCTGGCATTGATTGCTAAGCTCAATGCCGACAGTGCTGTTGACGGCATTTTGTGCCAGTTGCCGTTGCCGAAACATATTGATGAGGCGGCAGTGCTGCAAGCCATTGATCCGCGAAAAGATGTCGATTGTTTCCACCCCGAAAATGTTGGACTGTTTATGATTGGCAGGCCGCGCTTTTGGCCGGGCACGCCGGCGGGCGTGATGTTGCTGCTGGAAGAGTACGGTATTGATATTGCCGGCAAAGAGTGTGTTGTGGTCGGGCGGAGCAACATTGTGGGCAAGCCGCAGGCCATGTTGTTGCTGCAAAAGCACGGCACGGTGACAGTGGCGCACTCGCGTACCAAAGACCTTGCTGAGGTGACGCGCCGTGCCGATATTTTGGTCGCGGCTGTCGGTGTATTGCACTTGATTACTGCCGACATGGTCAAGCCGGGGGCGGTAGTAATTGATGTGGGCATGAATAAAACTTCTGACGGCAAGCTGGCAGGCGATGTGGATTTTGAAGGCGTGGAGAAAGTGGCAAGCTATATCACGCCTGTACCCGGCGGCGTTGGGCCCATGACGCGGGTGATGTTGATGAAGCATACGTTGGCCGCCGCAGGCAGGTTGTAA
- a CDS encoding insulinase family protein, producing MMNNKLNQAIHHRVLSNGLNVYVLPKPGYHKTFALYGTHYGGVDVNFTANGVTHHTPYGVAHFLEHKMFDMPDGQNALETLAANGANPNAYTSVDLTAYLIECTSRFAENLTALLTFVNTPYFTPETVEKEKGIIGQEIKMIEDRPHSMIFYNMLTGLYAEHPISVPIAGTQDSVAKITDETLNACYQHFYNPAQMALCVAGDVDIDEVCRIAEAVPGGAPAVGDVVREYGNENHAKAKMSVYQKHMAVGLPLFMLGCKLSPSSYDSFCAELESDLACELIAGKSSPLYARLYAEGLINDNYQYGYFGFSGGACGLFGGESRDPAAFQAALLDEWQRVKKTGVDTAHFVRLKRAAYGQWLRQLDDSEALCRNAMNAHFNKRDAFTFPEIFENMTIEAVMARLDTMLSAERMCLSRIDPAG from the coding sequence ATGATGAATAACAAATTAAACCAAGCCATCCATCATCGTGTGTTGTCCAACGGGCTGAATGTGTATGTTCTGCCAAAGCCGGGATATCATAAGACGTTTGCGCTGTATGGTACGCATTATGGCGGCGTGGACGTGAATTTTACCGCCAACGGCGTGACGCATCATACGCCCTACGGGGTGGCGCACTTTTTGGAGCATAAGATGTTCGATATGCCCGACGGGCAAAATGCACTGGAAACGCTGGCGGCAAACGGCGCCAACCCCAACGCTTATACGTCAGTCGATTTAACGGCCTATTTGATTGAATGTACCTCGCGCTTTGCGGAGAATTTGACGGCGTTGCTCACCTTTGTTAACACGCCGTACTTTACGCCGGAAACGGTCGAGAAGGAAAAAGGCATTATCGGGCAAGAAATTAAGATGATTGAAGACCGCCCGCACAGCATGATTTTCTATAATATGCTGACGGGATTATATGCCGAACATCCCATCAGTGTGCCGATTGCGGGCACACAGGACTCGGTTGCAAAAATTACTGACGAAACACTGAATGCCTGTTATCAACACTTCTACAACCCCGCGCAGATGGCGTTGTGCGTGGCGGGTGATGTTGATATTGACGAAGTTTGCCGCATTGCCGAGGCTGTGCCGGGCGGTGCGCCTGCGGTGGGCGATGTGGTGCGTGAATACGGCAATGAGAACCACGCCAAGGCAAAAATGTCTGTCTATCAAAAACACATGGCTGTAGGGTTGCCGCTGTTCATGTTGGGGTGCAAGTTGTCGCCATCAAGCTACGATAGCTTCTGCGCTGAACTGGAAAGTGATTTGGCGTGCGAGCTGATTGCAGGTAAGTCCAGCCCGTTATATGCACGGCTGTACGCCGAGGGGTTGATCAATGATAACTATCAGTATGGCTATTTCGGCTTTTCGGGCGGCGCGTGCGGGTTGTTTGGTGGTGAGAGCCGCGACCCTGCGGCGTTTCAAGCAGCGTTGCTGGATGAATGGCAACGCGTGAAAAAAACGGGTGTAGACACTGCTCACTTTGTGCGGCTTAAACGTGCAGCATATGGACAATGGCTGCGGCAACTTGACGACAGTGAAGCATTGTGCCGCAATGCGATGAATGCGCATTTTAATAAGCGTGACGCCTTTACGTTTCCCGAAATTTTTGAGAATATGACAATTGAGGCTGTGATGGCGCGGTTGGATACAATGTTATCGGCTGAGCGGATGTGTTTGTCGCGGATTGACCCTGCGGGGTAG
- a CDS encoding formate--tetrahydrofolate ligase, whose protein sequence is MRTDIEIARSCTMQPITKIAEKVGLTADELECYGKYKAKVRAAERKPKGKLILVSAITPTPAGEGKTTTSVGLADGLSQLGLNTSLCLREPSLGPVFGVKGGAAGGGMAQVVPMEDINLHFTGDIHAVTAANNLLAALLDNHIHHGNALDIDVRAISWKRCLDMNDRALRDCVVGLGGKPNGFPRQDKFEISVASEVMAILCLATDMADLKERLGRIVVAYNRAGEPVTAGDLRAQGSMAALLRDAILPNLVQTMEHTPAFIHGGPFANIAHGCNSVSATKLALSLTDYVVTEAGFGADLGAEKFIDIKCRSAGIAPSVCVIVATMRALKFHGGVEKKDIGQPNVDALVRGLDNLWRHYDNVTQKLGVPAVVAINRFGNDSQEEIAALLDACAERGVPVALAEGHAQGGKGMMALAQTVIDVMDKPTCGFVYDLKLPLKDKVIALTEGYYGAASTAFMPAAEKELARLQEQGFGDLPVCIAKTQYSFSDTPTLRNAPSGFAMTVRGVKLSAGAGFVVVMTGDMITMPGLPKVPSAEMIDVSGGGEIAGLF, encoded by the coding sequence ATGAGAACCGACATCGAAATCGCTCGCAGTTGTACCATGCAGCCCATTACGAAAATCGCCGAAAAGGTTGGCTTGACGGCTGATGAGTTGGAGTGTTACGGCAAGTACAAGGCCAAAGTGCGCGCCGCAGAACGCAAACCCAAAGGCAAACTGATTTTGGTCAGTGCCATTACGCCGACGCCTGCGGGTGAGGGCAAGACGACGACGAGCGTCGGGCTTGCCGACGGGCTGTCGCAGTTGGGGCTGAATACGTCGCTGTGCTTGCGAGAGCCGTCGCTCGGGCCTGTTTTCGGCGTCAAAGGCGGTGCGGCGGGCGGCGGCATGGCGCAGGTCGTGCCGATGGAGGACATCAACTTACACTTCACGGGTGATATTCATGCCGTTACGGCAGCGAATAATTTGCTCGCCGCGTTGTTGGACAACCATATCCATCACGGCAACGCGTTGGATATTGATGTGCGTGCAATTAGTTGGAAACGTTGCCTTGACATGAATGACCGCGCTTTGCGTGACTGCGTTGTAGGGCTCGGTGGCAAGCCCAATGGATTCCCGCGGCAGGATAAGTTTGAGATTAGCGTTGCCAGCGAGGTCATGGCGATTCTGTGCCTTGCCACTGATATGGCTGACTTGAAAGAGCGGCTGGGGCGCATTGTTGTGGCATACAATCGCGCCGGTGAACCTGTCACGGCCGGCGACTTGCGTGCGCAGGGTAGCATGGCGGCGTTGTTGCGTGATGCCATTTTGCCGAATTTGGTGCAGACGATGGAACATACGCCTGCGTTTATCCACGGCGGACCGTTTGCCAACATCGCGCATGGTTGTAACAGCGTGTCGGCGACGAAGTTGGCGTTATCGTTGACCGATTATGTCGTCACCGAAGCGGGGTTTGGCGCTGATTTGGGCGCTGAGAAGTTTATCGATATCAAGTGCCGTTCGGCGGGCATTGCGCCGTCCGTTTGCGTGATTGTTGCCACAATGCGGGCGTTGAAGTTCCACGGCGGGGTCGAGAAAAAAGACATTGGGCAGCCCAACGTCGATGCCTTGGTTAGAGGACTTGATAACCTTTGGCGGCATTACGATAACGTCACGCAAAAGCTTGGTGTGCCTGCGGTTGTGGCGATCAATCGTTTCGGCAATGACAGCCAAGAAGAGATTGCCGCATTGCTCGACGCATGCGCAGAGCGTGGTGTTCCCGTGGCACTCGCCGAGGGTCACGCGCAGGGCGGCAAGGGCATGATGGCGTTGGCGCAAACCGTCATTGACGTGATGGACAAGCCGACTTGCGGGTTTGTGTATGACTTAAAATTGCCGTTGAAAGATAAAGTCATCGCTCTGACTGAGGGTTACTACGGTGCGGCAAGCACGGCATTCATGCCTGCCGCTGAAAAAGAGTTGGCACGGCTGCAAGAGCAAGGTTTTGGTGATTTGCCCGTCTGCATTGCCAAGACGCAGTATTCTTTTTCCGATACACCAACATTGCGCAATGCGCCGAGCGGCTTTGCCATGACGGTACGTGGTGTAAAATTGTCGGCAGGCGCCGGCTTCGTTGTCGTAATGACAGGCGATATGATTACCATGCCGGGATTGCCGAAAGTGCCGTCGGCGGAAATGATTGATGTGAGTGGCGGCGGAGAGATTGCGGGGTTGTTCTAG